The proteins below come from a single Holdemania massiliensis genomic window:
- a CDS encoding PTS sugar transporter subunit IIA, with protein MRLLLGSHGHLASGMATAIEILAGPQPHLTILDAYVDQRNIDEELKAYFASVPSEETVVMLSDLYGGSVNQKMYLYLERPHTYLIAGVNLALVLELCMQSEVSLTTLHQLTEQSRQLQRVVLYDEAPELEDGEFF; from the coding sequence TTGCGATTATTATTGGGTTCACACGGTCATCTGGCAAGCGGTATGGCAACAGCAATTGAAATTTTAGCTGGTCCTCAGCCGCATCTGACGATTTTGGATGCCTATGTAGATCAGAGGAACATCGACGAAGAATTAAAAGCCTATTTTGCTTCTGTTCCATCCGAAGAAACCGTTGTCATGCTTTCCGATCTCTATGGCGGAAGCGTGAATCAGAAAATGTATTTGTATTTGGAACGGCCTCATACGTATTTAATTGCGGGCGTCAATCTGGCCTTAGTTTTGGAACTTTGTATGCAGTCGGAGGTGTCGCTGACAACTTTGCATCAGCTGACGGAACAATCCCGTCAATTACAGCGGGTTGTACTCTATGATGAAGCTCCGGAATTGGAAGATGGGGAATTTTTTTAA
- a CDS encoding PTS system mannose/fructose/sorbose family transporter subunit IID, whose translation MKNTLISENDKKLLRKVEIRSHTCFLAATMVNMEGNGFTFSLIPAIEEIYKDDPEGKKEAYTRHQQFFNTHAVPFSFIVGLAWAMEKEKKEKGSVDAETISSVKSALMGPTAGMFDNLFFNCLRIIAAGIGIGLAQQGNILGMVMFILIYGVPQSIIKMWFCRLGYTYGTAFIDMMFSTGLMASFTKAASILGIMMVGAMTAQMVYVPLNLILHIGPATLEVAPVLDAIFPGFMSIALLFGYVALIKKGWKPINLILLTMVIGLLGALIHIF comes from the coding sequence ATGAAAAATACATTGATCAGTGAAAATGATAAAAAGCTGCTTCGCAAAGTTGAAATTCGGTCACACACGTGCTTTTTGGCGGCTACGATGGTCAACATGGAAGGCAACGGATTCACCTTCTCCTTAATTCCTGCGATAGAAGAGATCTATAAAGATGATCCGGAAGGGAAGAAAGAAGCCTATACCCGGCATCAGCAGTTTTTTAACACCCATGCCGTACCGTTTTCGTTTATTGTCGGTTTGGCCTGGGCGATGGAAAAGGAAAAGAAGGAAAAGGGATCGGTCGATGCAGAAACCATTTCCAGTGTTAAATCAGCGCTGATGGGACCGACGGCCGGCATGTTTGACAACTTATTCTTTAACTGTCTGCGCATCATCGCCGCCGGCATTGGCATCGGCTTAGCCCAGCAGGGAAATATCTTAGGCATGGTTATGTTTATTCTGATCTATGGCGTGCCGCAGTCGATCATTAAAATGTGGTTCTGCCGGTTAGGCTACACGTACGGCACAGCGTTTATTGACATGATGTTCAGTACCGGATTAATGGCCAGCTTTACCAAAGCGGCATCCATATTGGGCATTATGATGGTTGGAGCAATGACTGCCCAAATGGTCTATGTTCCGCTGAATCTGATTCTGCATATCGGTCCTGCAACCTTGGAGGTAGCGCCGGTGCTGGATGCCATCTTCCCAGGATTTATGAGCATCGCTTTGTTATTCGGATATGTGGCATTGATTAAAAAGGGCTGGAAGCCGATCAATCTGATCTTGTTAACGATGGTGATTGGCCTATTGGGCGCTTTAATTCATATCTTCTAA
- a CDS encoding PTS system mannose/fructose/N-acetylgalactosamine-transporter subunit IIB, protein MIKLCRLDDRMIHGQIVTKWSRVISVDRIIVANDQAGSNPIIAKSLLMAAPGNMKVAVKTVKEAIELLHNPKAAAHDILLIVANPQDLLTVVEQVEGIHRVNIGNWGLLEASDGKVRETVSQFVALSEDEKAILAKVNEKVEDFVLQVTPDVSAIKVSSILKK, encoded by the coding sequence ATGATTAAGTTATGCCGTCTTGATGATCGGATGATCCATGGACAGATCGTTACAAAATGGTCACGGGTGATTTCTGTTGACCGGATTATCGTTGCCAACGATCAGGCCGGAAGCAATCCGATCATTGCCAAGTCACTGTTAATGGCTGCCCCCGGCAACATGAAAGTTGCAGTAAAAACGGTGAAGGAAGCGATTGAACTGCTCCATAATCCCAAAGCAGCTGCGCATGATATTCTGCTGATTGTTGCCAATCCGCAAGACTTACTGACGGTTGTGGAACAGGTCGAGGGAATTCATCGGGTGAATATTGGAAACTGGGGACTGCTGGAAGCCAGTGATGGCAAAGTGCGGGAAACGGTCTCCCAGTTTGTGGCCTTATCAGAAGATGAAAAAGCGATTCTCGCCAAGGTCAATGAAAAGGTCGAGGACTTTGTTTTACAAGTTACGCCGGATGTTTCGGCCATCAAGGTATCATCCATCTTAAAGAAATAG
- a CDS encoding PTS mannose/fructose/sorbose/N-acetylgalactosamine transporter subunit IIC has translation MLIAALKLSVLYWLLGILDTAALGWQALTRPIVICPLVGILLGDVTTGCILGASLESLFMGISAIGGSIPADATTTSYVATAFVILTGADIESAVAIAMPIGTVLASVTMLPYGLFSPVQGFFTKLLQEDKVRQYEIAVWIFTFISPLLNTVILFGCIYFGVDALQLAIASLPAWVMTGLGAVSSMALAVGFAILTSQIMNKETVIWFFVGFVLVKYVSLDTVAVAVIGAAVAITIFLLEKKIIENKGKPESKEEEFF, from the coding sequence ATGTTAATCGCTGCATTGAAACTCAGTGTTCTTTACTGGCTCTTAGGAATTTTGGATACTGCTGCCCTGGGCTGGCAGGCGCTGACCCGTCCAATCGTTATCTGTCCTTTGGTAGGCATTCTGTTAGGGGATGTAACGACGGGCTGCATTCTGGGAGCTTCATTGGAATCTTTGTTTATGGGGATTTCAGCGATCGGCGGCTCGATTCCGGCCGATGCCACAACGACCAGCTATGTTGCAACAGCCTTTGTTATTCTGACCGGGGCTGACATTGAATCGGCTGTGGCCATTGCGATGCCAATCGGCACGGTTCTGGCTTCAGTCACGATGCTTCCGTATGGCTTATTCTCACCGGTTCAGGGCTTTTTTACAAAACTATTGCAGGAAGATAAAGTCAGGCAGTATGAAATTGCCGTCTGGATCTTTACGTTTATTTCGCCGCTGCTCAACACCGTCATTCTGTTCGGCTGCATTTACTTCGGCGTTGACGCACTGCAGCTGGCGATCGCATCTTTGCCAGCCTGGGTTATGACCGGTCTGGGTGCGGTCAGTTCCATGGCGCTGGCTGTTGGCTTTGCAATTCTGACGTCGCAGATTATGAACAAGGAAACTGTAATTTGGTTCTTTGTGGGCTTTGTTTTAGTAAAATATGTCAGTCTGGATACCGTCGCGGTTGCGGTTATCGGCGCTGCTGTTGCGATTACGATCTTCTTGCTGGAAAAGAAAATCATTGAAAACAAAGGCAAACCAGAAAGCAAAGAGGAGGAATTCTTCTGA